TCCGGCGCCCCCATGGGCGACTGCTTGAAAGCGCTGCAAGAGGCTAAAGGCGAGATGGAAGCCGCCTTCGTCGTCCTCCGCAAGCGTGGCATGGCCTCGGCCGCCAAGAAGGCTACCCGCACCACCAACGAAGGCGCAGTCGGAACCTACATCCACGCCGGCGGCAAGATCGGTGTTCTCCTCGAACTCAACTGCGAGTCGGACTTCGTAGCCCGCACCGACGACTTCCAGGAACTCCTCCGCGACGTCGCCATGCACATCGCCGCCGTAGACCCCCGCTTCGTCAGTCGCGAGGACGTCACCGAAGCCGACCTCGAGCGCGAGAAGGACGTCTACCGCGCCCAGGCCGCAGCCTCCGGCAAGCCCGCCGAGATCATCGAGAAGATGCTCACCGGCAAGCTCGCCAAGTTCTACGAAGAGTTCTGCCTCCTCGACCAGCCCTTCATCAAGGAAGCCTCGCAGACCATCGGCCAGCTCATCGCCAGCAAAGTCGCCAAGCTCGGCGAGAACATCAGCGTCCGCCGCTTCGCCCGCTTCAAGGTAGGCGCCACCGACTGGACCGTAGCCCAGGCCAAGGCAGCCGTCACCGAAGAAGCCGCCTCCTAATCTGTAACCATCATCGATACAAAGAGCCCGGGCCACCAGCCCGGGCTTTATGTTTTTAGCCTGTCATCAAGTTTTAACTGCGAAGAATCGTCATCGCGACCGAAGTCGCGCAGTCTTATCGCGCGACGTAGTGGAGAGGCCCCTGCATTTTGCCTGAGCCGGCGCCTCTTCCTTGAACAGTCCTCGCTTGACTCGCTACCTCACCTCCACTAATCTCCAACCATGCACTTCGCCTCTGCAGCCCGTTATTGTTGTCCGCCCAGCCTCTAGGCTGACGACACCTCAGGGCACCGCAGACCCCTCCAGATCAATCGTCAGTCGAACATCCAAGCGCTCTTTTCCCGCTTTGACCTCCGGTCAGGCATCCCTTCCCGCGCCGACATCTCAGCCAACGACGATCAATCACGGAGACTACACCGATGCGCAGACTCATAAGCCTTCCTCTCGCTGTCCTCACTCTCATCGCACCCATCACGATTAAGGCTCAAGCCACAGCACCCACTCCCGCAAAGCCCTATCTCGTCGAGTGGGTCTACAGAGTCCAGTACGGCCACCAGGACGAGTGGTGGTCTCTCTTCCGCAAGTATCAAATCGCCGCCCTCGACCGTGAGCAGCAGCTAGGGTACATCACCAGCTACACCGTCTATGGCCCCGGTCTGCACACCTCGGAGGACAGCCGCTGGGACTACCGAATCGTCATCACCTACAAAGACCAACCCTCCTCCACTCACGAAGGCGAAGTCCTGCACCAACTCTTCTCCGACCAGAACACTCTCCACAAAGAAGAGAACCGCCGATGGGAACTTACCTCGAACCACTACGATCTCCCCATCCACATCGTCGATCCCCACGCAGAATAATCCGCACCATCATCCCACCACAAATTCGCCACAACCCACGATCGAACCAGCACACTCAGGAGACACCACCATGAGTAAGATCCTTACCGAAGTCCTCTCCGCCAACGAATCCTACGCCAGCAACTTCGGCGAAAAATCCAAACTAGCTCTCCCACCAGCCCGCGGCTTTGCCATCCTCACCTGTATGGACGCCCGCCTCGACCCCGCCAAATACGCAGGCCTCGCCGAAGGAGACGCCCACGTTATTCGCAACGCCGGCGGCCGCGCCTCAGACGACGCCATCCGCTCTCTCGTCATCAGCTACAAGCTTCTCGGCACCAAAGAGTTCTTCGTCATCCACCACACCGACTGCGGCATGCAGTTCTTCACCAACGATGTCATCCGCGGCCTCCTCGCCAACAGTCTCGAAACCGCAGCCCTCACCCCCGAAGGCTTCAAAGATGTGGGCAAAGGCCCAGGCTCCACAGCAGCCGAGTTCGTCGAGTTCCTCACCATCAAAGATCAGGCCGAGTCAGTTCTCGCCGATGTAACTCGCATCCGCACCAGCCCGCTCGTGCCGAAGTCCATCCCCATCTACGGCTACATCTACGACGTAAAATCCGGCAAACTC
This Tunturibacter gelidoferens DNA region includes the following protein-coding sequences:
- a CDS encoding translation elongation factor Ts, translating into MTETAVKIDAKLVKELREKSGAPMGDCLKALQEAKGEMEAAFVVLRKRGMASAAKKATRTTNEGAVGTYIHAGGKIGVLLELNCESDFVARTDDFQELLRDVAMHIAAVDPRFVSREDVTEADLEREKDVYRAQAAASGKPAEIIEKMLTGKLAKFYEEFCLLDQPFIKEASQTIGQLIASKVAKLGENISVRRFARFKVGATDWTVAQAKAAVTEEAAS
- a CDS encoding beta-class carbonic anhydrase, with the protein product MSKILTEVLSANESYASNFGEKSKLALPPARGFAILTCMDARLDPAKYAGLAEGDAHVIRNAGGRASDDAIRSLVISYKLLGTKEFFVIHHTDCGMQFFTNDVIRGLLANSLETAALTPEGFKDVGKGPGSTAAEFVEFLTIKDQAESVLADVTRIRTSPLVPKSIPIYGYIYDVKSGKLIEVSAATAAGQALL